A single genomic interval of Nonomuraea rubra harbors:
- a CDS encoding NAD(P)/FAD-dependent oxidoreductase, protein MATYVIVGAGLAGAKAAQTLREEGFDGEIVLIGAETERPYERPPLSKGYLQGGSEREEIFVHEPGWYAANDVDLRLGTRVTRIEPAHHAVRLGDGSRRPFDKLLIATGAVPRRLPGPAHYLRTVEDSEALKRRFAEGGDVLIIGASWIGLETAAAARTAGCQVTVVEPEPTALNRALGQELGELFARLHASKGVDLRFGTAAAEITETGARLSSGERLTADVVVVGIGAAPEVGLARDAGLDVGQGILTDASLRTSHPDVYAAGDVAEFLHPLYGRRIRVEHWANALHGGPVAARSMLGQEVVHDMLPYFYTDQYELGMEFSGDIEGHDEIVYRGDPESMEFIVYWLRDRRVIAGMNVNVWDVVDDIQELIRSGVTVHPKELSSG, encoded by the coding sequence ATGGCCACATATGTGATCGTCGGAGCCGGCCTCGCCGGCGCGAAGGCAGCGCAGACGCTGCGCGAGGAGGGTTTCGACGGCGAGATCGTGCTGATCGGCGCGGAGACCGAACGGCCCTATGAGAGACCACCCCTGTCCAAGGGGTACCTCCAGGGCGGCAGCGAACGGGAGGAGATCTTCGTCCACGAGCCCGGCTGGTACGCCGCCAACGACGTGGATCTCCGGCTCGGCACCAGGGTCACCCGCATCGAGCCGGCTCATCACGCGGTCAGGCTCGGGGACGGGTCGCGCCGGCCGTTCGACAAGCTGCTCATCGCGACCGGCGCCGTGCCCAGACGCCTGCCGGGACCCGCCCACTACCTGCGTACGGTGGAGGACAGCGAGGCGCTCAAGCGCCGCTTCGCGGAAGGCGGGGACGTGCTGATCATCGGCGCCTCGTGGATCGGCCTGGAGACGGCGGCGGCGGCGCGGACGGCCGGCTGCCAGGTCACCGTCGTCGAGCCCGAGCCCACCGCGCTCAACCGGGCCCTCGGCCAGGAGCTCGGCGAGCTGTTCGCCCGCCTGCACGCGAGCAAGGGCGTGGACCTGCGCTTCGGCACGGCCGCCGCGGAGATCACCGAGACCGGCGCGCGCCTCAGCTCGGGCGAGCGGCTCACCGCGGACGTGGTCGTGGTCGGCATCGGCGCCGCACCCGAGGTCGGGCTCGCCCGAGACGCGGGCCTCGACGTCGGCCAGGGCATCCTCACCGACGCCTCCCTGCGCACCTCGCACCCCGACGTGTACGCGGCGGGCGACGTGGCGGAGTTCCTCCACCCCCTGTACGGCCGCCGCATCCGCGTCGAGCACTGGGCCAACGCCCTGCACGGCGGCCCGGTCGCCGCCAGGTCGATGCTCGGCCAGGAGGTCGTGCACGACATGCTGCCGTACTTCTACACCGACCAGTACGAGCTCGGCATGGAGTTCTCCGGCGACATCGAGGGCCACGACGAGATCGTCTACCGGGGCGACCCGGAGAGCATGGAGTTCATCGTCTACTGGCTGCGCGACCGCCGCGTGATCGCCGGCATGAACGTCAACGTCTGGGACGTCGTGGACGACATCCAGGAGCTGATCAGGTCCGGCGTCACCGTCCATCCAAAGGAGCTGTCGTCGGGTTGA
- a CDS encoding transporter substrate-binding domain-containing protein encodes MKRLLAIVLVLASVAVSGCGIGGQESILDQDELVIGVRSDLPSVGFRKGDGTFEGFDVDVARYLAGKLGKDVTFLGVLAADREKVLMDGRADLVVATFTIDQDRKRRVLFAGPYHISYQDILIRPEEKIANVRDLEGRRICEVQGSNAAQRVVTERGVKAEVVPFPDYNRCLAALKGGQVDAVTTNDVILAGLAARDGSGLRLANALFNEQRTGVGLARGDVPGCEAVNRAITQMYQDGTAQKLLRKWFGEPWLQRAIVAVPQFEGCS; translated from the coding sequence ATGAAGCGGCTGCTGGCGATCGTGCTGGTGCTGGCCTCCGTCGCGGTCTCGGGGTGCGGGATCGGCGGCCAGGAGTCGATCCTGGACCAGGACGAGCTGGTCATCGGGGTGCGGTCCGACCTGCCGTCGGTCGGGTTCAGGAAGGGCGACGGCACGTTCGAGGGCTTCGACGTCGACGTGGCCCGCTACCTGGCGGGCAAGCTGGGCAAGGACGTCACCTTCCTCGGCGTGCTGGCCGCCGACCGGGAGAAGGTGCTCATGGACGGGCGGGCCGACCTGGTGGTGGCCACGTTCACGATCGACCAGGACCGCAAGCGCAGGGTGCTGTTCGCGGGGCCGTACCACATCTCGTACCAGGACATCCTGATCCGGCCCGAGGAGAAGATCGCGAACGTGCGCGATCTCGAGGGGCGCAGGATCTGCGAGGTGCAGGGGTCGAACGCGGCCCAGCGGGTGGTGACGGAGCGCGGGGTGAAGGCGGAGGTCGTGCCGTTCCCCGACTACAACCGGTGCCTGGCGGCGCTGAAGGGCGGGCAGGTGGACGCGGTCACCACGAACGACGTGATCCTGGCGGGGCTGGCCGCGCGGGACGGGTCGGGGCTGCGGCTGGCCAACGCGCTGTTCAACGAGCAGCGTACGGGGGTCGGCCTGGCCAGGGGCGACGTGCCCGGCTGCGAGGCGGTGAACCGGGCCATCACGCAGATGTACCAGGACGGGACGGCGCAGAAGCTGCTGCGCAAGTGGTTCGGGGAGCCGTGGCTGCAGCGCGCCATCGTCGCGGTGCCGCAGTTCGAAGGCTGCTCCTGA
- a CDS encoding M23 family metallopeptidase, with protein MRSGLVGRWAAVTGAVLLTGACTQATGLAGVGATSPSTAPVTGTPAVTATIPTPSHLAAEQPPQGDEPVEVPPPKLSKYTYTFPVKGCKTEYQRKLLVLPKTTIWAPQGCAFVAPVGGVVDEVNVQDRWSAGTDAGSTREGRFVTIIGDDGVRYLGGHLDSVADGIKPGTRVKGGQLLGRVGRTGNARDTGPNLYFAISWKTGPAFWWVRRGMVEPWDYLDAWQEGNRTLSPREETLKLRGKLGETPQCTVQCSAVRSQQEPQPSKTPRPQKSTSDNNDDDDDVITLNPTTAPLDGR; from the coding sequence ATGCGATCGGGGCTTGTCGGACGATGGGCGGCCGTCACGGGCGCTGTGCTGTTGACCGGTGCCTGCACCCAGGCGACCGGGCTGGCGGGTGTCGGCGCCACGTCGCCCTCCACCGCCCCGGTGACGGGGACCCCGGCGGTCACCGCCACGATCCCCACTCCCAGCCACCTGGCGGCCGAGCAACCTCCCCAGGGCGACGAGCCGGTGGAGGTGCCGCCGCCGAAGCTGTCGAAGTACACCTACACCTTCCCCGTGAAGGGCTGTAAGACGGAGTACCAGCGCAAGCTGCTCGTGCTGCCCAAGACGACCATCTGGGCGCCGCAGGGCTGCGCGTTCGTGGCACCCGTCGGCGGCGTGGTGGACGAGGTCAACGTGCAGGACAGGTGGTCGGCGGGCACCGACGCGGGCTCCACCCGCGAGGGCAGGTTCGTCACGATCATCGGTGACGACGGCGTGCGGTACCTCGGCGGGCACCTCGACTCGGTGGCCGACGGGATCAAGCCGGGCACGCGGGTCAAGGGCGGCCAGCTCCTCGGCCGCGTGGGCCGCACGGGCAACGCCCGCGACACCGGGCCGAACCTCTACTTCGCGATCTCGTGGAAGACCGGCCCGGCCTTCTGGTGGGTCCGCAGGGGCATGGTCGAGCCGTGGGACTACCTCGACGCCTGGCAGGAGGGCAACCGTACGCTGTCGCCCCGGGAGGAGACGCTGAAGCTGCGCGGCAAGCTGGGCGAGACCCCGCAGTGCACCGTGCAGTGCTCGGCGGTCCGGTCGCAGCAGGAGCCGCAGCCGAGCAAGACCCCGCGGCCCCAGAAGAGCACCAGCGACAACAACGACGACGATGACGACGTCATCACGCTCAACCCGACGACAGCTCCTTTGGATGGACGGTGA
- a CDS encoding vWA domain-containing protein — MGDQPAFTLNIDQNKYLPLDGREVHAILTIGSTGAATAEAVPAEAAEVIIIDTSGSMSGSKIREARQAAATAVRTLRDGVHFAVVAGTERAKVVYPGGHANLVRASPATRAEAERAIGRLSAHGGTAIGEWLKLAGHLLTAHPSAIRHAILMTDGQNNERPEVFASVLAGWSGKFVCDSLGVGDDWAPAELRKVAEAMLGTFDFVRDQGDLPEFFRRLTQTSMSKTVAELSLRVWVPQTAQLKFVKQVSPTLLDLTGKRTDVNPLTGDYPTGSWGTEEREYHICVEVPPGQIGQEIRAGWVKLVRPDTQDVLATGNVLAQWTDDLAQSTRINRKVAHYTGQAELHELIQDGLSLRAMGDVEAATARLAKARQLAEESGREDTARLLEKVVEVDPATGTARLRRNVDKADEIELDTGSVRTSRLRKEGN, encoded by the coding sequence ATGGGTGACCAGCCCGCTTTCACGCTGAACATCGACCAGAACAAGTACCTCCCCCTTGACGGCCGTGAGGTGCACGCCATCCTCACCATCGGCTCGACCGGGGCGGCGACCGCCGAGGCCGTGCCCGCCGAGGCGGCCGAGGTGATCATCATCGACACGTCGGGCTCGATGAGCGGCAGCAAGATCCGCGAGGCCCGGCAGGCGGCGGCCACGGCCGTGCGGACGCTGCGCGACGGCGTGCACTTCGCGGTGGTGGCGGGCACGGAGCGCGCCAAGGTCGTCTACCCGGGCGGCCACGCGAACCTGGTCAGGGCCAGCCCGGCGACCAGGGCCGAGGCCGAGCGGGCGATCGGACGGCTGAGCGCGCACGGCGGCACCGCGATCGGCGAGTGGCTCAAGCTGGCCGGTCACCTGCTGACCGCGCACCCCTCGGCGATCAGGCACGCGATCCTCATGACCGACGGGCAGAACAACGAGCGCCCCGAGGTGTTCGCGTCCGTGCTGGCCGGATGGAGCGGCAAGTTCGTCTGCGACAGCCTGGGTGTCGGCGACGACTGGGCGCCTGCCGAGCTGCGCAAGGTGGCCGAGGCGATGCTCGGGACGTTTGACTTCGTCCGCGATCAGGGGGATCTGCCGGAGTTCTTCCGCCGGCTCACGCAGACCTCGATGAGCAAGACCGTGGCCGAGCTGTCGCTGCGGGTGTGGGTGCCGCAGACGGCGCAGCTCAAGTTCGTCAAGCAGGTCTCGCCCACGCTGCTCGACCTGACCGGCAAGCGCACCGACGTCAACCCGCTGACCGGCGACTACCCGACCGGTTCCTGGGGCACGGAGGAGCGCGAGTACCACATCTGCGTCGAGGTGCCGCCCGGCCAGATCGGGCAGGAGATCAGGGCCGGCTGGGTCAAGCTGGTCCGCCCCGACACGCAGGACGTCCTGGCCACCGGCAACGTGCTGGCCCAGTGGACCGACGACCTGGCGCAGTCCACCCGCATCAACAGGAAGGTCGCCCACTACACGGGGCAGGCCGAGCTGCACGAGCTGATCCAGGACGGGCTCAGCCTGCGCGCCATGGGCGACGTCGAGGCCGCCACCGCCCGCCTGGCCAAGGCCCGGCAGCTCGCCGAGGAGTCGGGCCGGGAGGACACGGCCAGGCTGCTGGAGAAGGTGGTGGAGGTGGATCCGGCCACGGGCACGGCACGGCTGCGCAGGAACGTGGACAAGGCCGACGAGATCGAGCTGGACACCGGCTCCGTGCGGACGAGCCGGCTGCGTAAGGAAGGAAACTGA
- the rpoD gene encoding RNA polymerase sigma factor RpoD, with protein MADLVAKGRERGSVTVDDVAAALDRSELPSDALERVVRMLAENGVEVLEPQGDEETTRADEEDVGKRAPTSDLVRIYLREIGRVPLLTAEEEVELAKSIEAGLFAEDKLANGVSRLAFPEFRELVWQGTRAKQRLIEANLRLVVSIAKRYVGRGMLFLDLIQEGNLGLIRAVEKFDYTKGYKFSTYATWWIRQAITRAIADQARTIRIPVHMVETINKLVRVQRQLHQDLGREPIPEEIAKEMDLPVDRVVEIQRIAQEPVSLQSPIGEEDSDLGDFIEDADAVVPMEAAAFIMLQDQLDDILATLSDREQRIIQLRFGLADGHPRTLEEVGREFGVTRERIRQIESKTLAKLRHPTRAQMLRDYLD; from the coding sequence GTGGCGGACCTCGTCGCGAAGGGAAGGGAGCGCGGGAGCGTAACCGTCGATGACGTCGCAGCCGCGCTTGACCGATCCGAGTTGCCGTCCGACGCGCTGGAACGCGTTGTACGCATGCTCGCCGAGAACGGCGTGGAGGTCCTCGAGCCCCAGGGCGACGAGGAGACCACCCGCGCCGATGAGGAAGACGTAGGCAAGCGGGCGCCGACCAGCGATCTGGTCCGTATTTATCTGCGGGAGATCGGCCGTGTGCCACTGCTGACCGCTGAGGAGGAGGTGGAGCTCGCCAAGTCGATCGAAGCCGGCCTGTTCGCCGAGGACAAGCTGGCCAACGGGGTCTCGCGTCTGGCCTTCCCGGAGTTCAGGGAGCTCGTCTGGCAGGGCACCCGGGCCAAACAGCGGCTCATCGAAGCCAACCTCAGGCTCGTGGTGTCGATCGCCAAGCGGTACGTGGGCCGCGGCATGCTCTTCCTGGACCTGATCCAGGAGGGCAACCTCGGGCTCATCCGGGCGGTAGAGAAGTTCGACTACACGAAGGGCTACAAGTTCTCCACCTACGCCACCTGGTGGATCAGGCAGGCGATCACCCGGGCCATCGCCGACCAGGCGCGGACGATCCGCATCCCGGTCCACATGGTGGAGACCATCAACAAGCTCGTCAGGGTCCAGCGCCAGCTCCACCAGGACCTCGGCCGCGAGCCGATCCCCGAGGAGATCGCCAAGGAGATGGACCTCCCTGTCGATCGCGTGGTGGAGATCCAGCGCATCGCCCAGGAGCCCGTGTCGCTGCAGTCGCCGATCGGTGAGGAGGACTCCGACCTCGGAGACTTCATCGAGGACGCCGACGCTGTAGTGCCCATGGAGGCCGCCGCCTTCATCATGCTGCAGGACCAGCTCGACGACATCCTCGCCACGCTGTCCGACCGCGAGCAGCGCATCATCCAGCTCCGCTTCGGGCTGGCCGACGGGCATCCGCGCACGCTGGAGGAGGTGGGCAGGGAGTTCGGCGTCACGCGCGAGCGCATTCGCCAGATCGAGTCGAAGACCCTGGCCAAGCTCCGCCACCCGACGCGCGCGCAGATGTTGCGGGACTACCTGGACTGA
- a CDS encoding deoxyguanosinetriphosphate triphosphohydrolase, which translates to MPYYDEHDQERWVPELPGNPERAAFERDRARVLHSAALRRLAAKTQVVGPGETLGGGQHIPRTRLTHSLECAQVGREMGATLGVDPDLVETACLAHDLGHPPFGHNGEMALNALSASCGGFEGNAQSLRLLTRLEAKVLTEDGRSAGLNLTRAALDASIKYPWTCDKGAKFGVYDDDLPVFRWIREGAPEGRVSFEAQIMDWADDVAYSVHDLEDALHSGHVTPEALQSPDERAQVARITRTWYAPGADLGELEEVFAKLIADPLWPRRFEATMADLAGLKALTSGLIGRFCRSAQAATKEVYGSRHRADLVVPHATRLECALLKGVTAHYVMTTADHHANQARQRDLITELASLITLGAPGTLEPAFRPAFLEAANDAARVRVVIDQIASLTDTSAVAWHRRLSH; encoded by the coding sequence ATGCCGTACTACGACGAGCATGACCAGGAGCGTTGGGTTCCGGAACTTCCCGGCAATCCGGAACGCGCCGCGTTCGAGCGGGACCGCGCCCGGGTGCTGCACAGCGCCGCGCTGCGCAGGCTGGCGGCGAAGACGCAGGTGGTGGGCCCTGGCGAAACGCTCGGCGGCGGCCAGCACATCCCGCGCACGCGCCTGACTCACTCGCTCGAATGCGCCCAGGTGGGCAGGGAGATGGGCGCCACGCTCGGCGTCGACCCCGACCTGGTGGAGACCGCCTGCCTGGCCCACGACCTGGGGCACCCGCCGTTCGGGCACAACGGCGAGATGGCGCTCAACGCGCTGTCGGCCTCGTGCGGCGGCTTCGAGGGCAACGCGCAGAGCCTGCGCCTGCTCACCCGGCTGGAGGCCAAGGTGCTCACCGAGGACGGCCGCAGCGCCGGGCTCAACCTGACGCGGGCCGCGCTCGACGCCTCCATCAAGTACCCGTGGACGTGCGACAAGGGCGCCAAGTTCGGCGTGTACGACGACGACCTGCCGGTGTTCAGGTGGATCAGGGAGGGCGCGCCCGAGGGCCGCGTGAGCTTCGAGGCGCAGATCATGGACTGGGCCGACGACGTCGCCTACTCCGTGCACGACCTGGAGGACGCGCTGCACTCCGGCCACGTCACCCCGGAGGCGCTCCAGTCGCCGGACGAGCGCGCCCAGGTGGCACGGATCACCCGCACCTGGTACGCCCCCGGCGCCGACCTCGGCGAGCTGGAGGAGGTCTTCGCCAAGCTGATCGCCGACCCGCTCTGGCCGCGCCGCTTCGAGGCCACCATGGCCGACCTGGCCGGGCTCAAGGCGCTCACCAGCGGTCTCATCGGCCGGTTCTGCCGCTCCGCGCAGGCCGCCACCAAGGAGGTGTACGGCTCCCGGCACCGCGCCGATCTCGTCGTGCCGCACGCCACCAGGCTGGAGTGCGCGCTGCTCAAGGGCGTCACCGCGCACTACGTGATGACGACCGCCGACCACCACGCCAACCAGGCCAGGCAGCGCGACCTCATCACCGAGCTGGCCTCCCTGATCACGCTCGGCGCGCCGGGCACGCTGGAGCCCGCCTTCCGCCCCGCGTTCCTGGAGGCCGCGAACGACGCCGCCCGCGTTCGCGTGGTGATCGACCAGATCGCCTCGCTCACCGACACCTCGGCGGTCGCCTGGCACCGCCGGCTCTCCCACTGA
- the dnaG gene encoding DNA primase codes for MAGRIRDVDIALVRERSPIADVIGEHIQLRNAGGGNLKGLCPFHDEKTPSFNVTPERGMYFCFGCSEGGDVITFVEKIEHLSFGEAVERLAQRAGIQLQYEQGGYVPRRDHGERARLIEAHRAAAEFYAGKLMGPDASAGRRFLSERGFERADAETFGVGYAPAEWEALTRHLMARGFTAEELVKGGLAKEGRRGPIDRFRGRLIWPIRDATGDVIGFGARKLLDSDDGPKYLNTPDTPLYKKSQVLYGIDLAKREISKRAQAVIVEGYTDVMACHLAGVPTAVATCGTSFGEEHIKILRRFLLDQAEFRGEVIFTFDGDAAGQKAALRAFADEQKFVTQTYVAVQSDGLDPCDLRIKQGDAAVRDLIASREPLFQFAIRSTISRYDLRSNEGKIAALDAAAPIVAGIKDAGLRKRYAIDLDRWLGFMDERFVMQRIAEVGGAQQGRQQRAPKAAPVDPSVRVERELLKLAVQRPALLGPRFDALDPQAFTAPDHVLLHRVIVAAGGVAQAGAGGREWVDRLVQHAHEEGSRALVTRFAVEAIQVDAHAEERYAGDILTAAEAMPLDRAIAQVKSRIQRLNPVEQQQEYNKLFGELVALEQQRRVLRNRVAGGS; via the coding sequence GTGGCTGGCCGGATCCGTGACGTCGACATCGCGCTCGTACGCGAGCGTTCCCCCATCGCCGATGTGATCGGCGAGCACATCCAGTTGCGTAACGCGGGAGGCGGCAACCTCAAGGGCCTGTGCCCCTTCCACGACGAGAAGACCCCGTCGTTCAACGTCACGCCCGAGCGCGGGATGTACTTCTGCTTCGGCTGCTCCGAGGGCGGCGACGTGATCACGTTCGTCGAGAAGATCGAGCACCTGTCGTTCGGCGAGGCCGTCGAGCGGCTGGCGCAGCGGGCCGGCATCCAGCTCCAGTACGAGCAGGGCGGCTACGTCCCCCGGCGCGACCACGGCGAGCGGGCCAGGCTGATCGAGGCGCACCGGGCGGCGGCCGAGTTCTACGCGGGCAAGCTCATGGGGCCCGACGCGTCGGCCGGGCGGCGGTTCCTGTCGGAGCGCGGGTTCGAGCGGGCCGACGCCGAGACGTTCGGGGTCGGTTACGCGCCGGCCGAGTGGGAGGCGCTGACCCGCCACCTCATGGCGCGCGGGTTCACCGCCGAGGAGCTGGTGAAGGGCGGGCTGGCCAAGGAGGGCCGGCGCGGGCCGATCGACCGGTTCCGCGGGCGGCTGATCTGGCCGATCCGGGACGCGACGGGCGATGTGATCGGATTTGGCGCACGGAAGCTGCTTGATTCCGATGATGGTCCGAAATATCTGAATACGCCTGACACGCCGCTTTACAAGAAGAGCCAGGTGCTCTACGGGATCGATCTCGCCAAGCGCGAGATCTCCAAGCGCGCGCAGGCAGTGATCGTCGAGGGATACACCGATGTGATGGCCTGCCATCTGGCGGGCGTGCCGACCGCGGTGGCCACGTGCGGCACCTCCTTCGGCGAGGAGCACATCAAGATCCTGCGCCGGTTCCTGCTCGACCAGGCCGAGTTCAGGGGCGAGGTGATCTTCACCTTCGACGGCGACGCGGCCGGGCAGAAGGCGGCGCTGCGGGCGTTCGCCGACGAGCAGAAGTTCGTCACGCAGACCTACGTCGCGGTGCAGAGCGACGGGCTCGACCCGTGCGACCTGCGGATCAAGCAGGGCGACGCCGCCGTGCGCGACCTGATCGCCAGCCGCGAGCCGCTGTTCCAGTTCGCGATCAGGAGCACGATCTCCCGCTACGACCTGCGCAGCAACGAGGGCAAGATCGCCGCGCTCGACGCCGCGGCGCCGATCGTGGCCGGCATCAAGGACGCCGGCCTGCGCAAGCGCTACGCCATCGACCTCGACCGGTGGCTCGGCTTCATGGACGAGCGGTTCGTCATGCAGCGCATCGCCGAGGTCGGCGGCGCCCAGCAGGGCCGGCAGCAGCGCGCGCCCAAGGCGGCCCCCGTCGACCCGAGCGTGCGCGTGGAGCGCGAGCTGCTCAAGCTGGCCGTGCAGCGTCCCGCCCTGCTCGGGCCGCGCTTCGACGCGCTCGACCCGCAGGCTTTCACCGCGCCCGACCACGTGCTGCTGCACAGGGTCATCGTCGCCGCCGGAGGCGTCGCGCAGGCGGGGGCGGGCGGGCGCGAGTGGGTGGACCGCCTGGTGCAGCACGCCCACGAGGAGGGCTCGCGGGCGCTGGTGACCCGCTTCGCGGTGGAGGCGATCCAGGTGGACGCGCACGCCGAGGAGCGCTACGCGGGCGACATCCTGACCGCCGCGGAGGCCATGCCGCTCGACCGGGCGATCGCGCAGGTCAAGTCGCGGATCCAGCGGCTCAACCCGGTGGAGCAGCAGCAGGAGTACAACAAGCTGTTCGGGGAGCTGGTGGCGCTGGAGCAGCAGCGCCGGGTGCTGCGCAATCGGGTCGCCGGCGGCAGTTGA
- a CDS encoding FHA domain-containing protein codes for MATCPQGHQSGADDYCDVCGTQLAPASQPDPQPASQPASRPEPAEPAEACPVCQTPRAGQFCEVCGHDYSGTGVSVQAPVTGAGARWEAVTAADRTYYEKVVAEGGPDAAAMAFPPYCPERSFALYGEQVRIGRRSRARNLQPEIDLSGPPEDPGVSHLHAVLLAQPDGTWMLVDPGSSNGTQVNGKPLKVNVPVRVGAGDRIHLGAWTVITIREGTP; via the coding sequence ATGGCGACCTGCCCGCAGGGGCACCAATCGGGCGCCGACGACTACTGCGACGTCTGCGGCACCCAGCTCGCCCCGGCCTCGCAGCCGGACCCGCAGCCGGCCTCCCAGCCCGCCTCGCGACCCGAGCCGGCCGAGCCCGCCGAGGCGTGCCCGGTCTGCCAGACGCCGCGCGCCGGGCAGTTCTGCGAGGTGTGCGGCCACGACTACAGCGGCACCGGCGTCTCCGTCCAGGCTCCCGTGACGGGGGCGGGCGCGCGGTGGGAGGCCGTGACCGCCGCCGACCGCACCTACTACGAGAAGGTGGTCGCCGAGGGCGGTCCCGACGCCGCCGCGATGGCGTTCCCGCCGTACTGCCCCGAGCGGTCTTTCGCGCTGTACGGCGAGCAGGTACGCATCGGGCGGCGCAGCCGGGCCAGGAACCTGCAGCCGGAGATCGACCTGAGCGGCCCGCCGGAGGACCCGGGCGTCTCGCACCTGCACGCCGTGCTGCTGGCCCAGCCTGACGGCACGTGGATGCTGGTGGACCCGGGCTCGTCGAACGGCACGCAGGTCAACGGCAAGCCGCTCAAGGTGAACGTGCCGGTCAGGGTCGGCGCGGGCGACCGGATCCACCTGGGCGCGTGGACGGTCATCACGATCAGGGAGGGCACGCCGTGA